The Bacteroidia bacterium genomic interval AAGGATAGTTTGCCAATAGACCGATCAACAAACTTCCGATCGCAGAAGCAATACAGGTTGCGACCAGAACGGCCCCCGTATCCATCCCTGTTTTCCCCAGCATTTCCGGATTGACAAAGATGATATATGACATGGTTAAAAAGGTGGTCAGACCGGCGATGATTTCTGTCCGGACGTTGCTCCCCTTTTGGGATAATTGGAAGAACTTATCCATGAATTTCAGCTAGTAATAATATAGTAGTTATAAAAACTTAATCTCTAAGAAGGGCATAAGTAAGTAAAAAATTCTTAATTTTGGCGGAATTTCGATTCAACCTATGATAAGATATTCACTGCTCTTTCTTCTCATCATCTGCTCCAATCTCTATTCCCAAACAAATGTTGATCTCCAAGAGTATCTCCTTCAACGAGAGGCTCTGATGCAAACAGACAGTTTGGATTTTTTGAGTAGAAACACCCTTCTTTCCGTAGAAGAAAAGCTGCTCAATGAAAAAATGAAGGAATACCAGAGGAGTATGCTTGAAGCATATAAGGCTGAGCATTTCTTTCCTCCCGCCCGCAATTTCTACCAGTCTAAAAGCCATATTGAGGCCAACCCTTTCTTTGACCTTATTCACAGGATGCCCAAAGGAGGTATTTTACATCTGCACGATCTGGCTATGACAAATGTGGAATGGATCCTTGACAAAGCCATTCACACACCTGAGATACATGTCTTTTGGGAAGAGGACAACAAAAGCTTCCTCAAAGGGAAAATGTATGCCTATAAACAGGGGCAGGCTCCGCAAGGATTTTATCCTGCAAAAGAACTGGATCAAAGAATTCCGGATTTCAAAGAAAAGTTAAAGGCTCTACTGACCTTTGACGAAAGCATTGAGGGAGATTCTGTTGATATCTGGTATGAGTTTGAAGCCATTTTCGAAAGGGTTTATGGATTCACCTATTATAAACCCGTTTTCGCTGAGTACTTTTACCAGGGACTCAAAGACCATATTGAAGACAATATTCAACATATAGAGTTGAGAGGACGCTATGACGAACACCTCTATACCCTGGAATCCTCCACTACCCCACATGCTGAAGTCATGGCCATAATTCGGGAAGCTTATGCAAGAGCCAGAGAGTTGGATCCGGAATTTAGCATGAGCCTGATCTGGGCCAATCTTCGTTTTCTGGACAAAGAATTTATCGAAAAAGATATGTTCGCAGCGCTCGAAGCCCATAAAGAAGATCCGGATTTGATAAAAGGCTATGATCTGGTAGCGGAAGAAGACAATGGTAACCCAACCCTTTACCATGCAGCAGCATTCCTCAAACTGAAAAGGGAAATTCAGAATCAAAAGCTGGACTTCAATCTCTATCTACATGATGGAGAAAGTTCCTGGATGCATGTGAGCAATCTGTATGATGCTGTATTGCTAGGATCAAAACGTATCGGACATGGATTCAACCTTTTTCGTTTCCCACAATTGATGAAAGTGGTAAAAGAGAAAGATATTTGTATCGAGGTGAGTCCATTGAGCAATCAAATCCTAGGATATGTTAGAGACCTGCGCATGCATCCTGCAAGTACCTATATTCGAAATGGATTGGAGGTAGTTATCTCTTCAGATGATCCTCAACTCTTTAATTACAAAGGCTTATCCTATGATTTCTGGTCAGCTTACATGGCTTGGGAGCTGGATTTAGCTACGCTCAGGGAATTGTGCAAAAACAGCATAGAACATGCCGCCCTTGGGCCAGAAGAAAAAGCCCATGCTATGAAAGTCTGGGAGCATCGTTGGCAAAATTTTGTCACAGATGCAATCGCAAATTGGAATATAACTTCGAATGAGACATATCTGAGGAAAAGAAAATCCTCAGAAAAGGAATAGATTTGTGTTCAACTTCCTATTGACCTAAACAATACCTATGAATCGCTACATCCCATTTTTCCTGGCATTTCTTTTTGCCGCTTCCTGTACCTCCCCTCAAAAAACCGAAAAACTTCCCGTCAAGCTGGTACTCGTTTCCATGTTCGAGAAAGGCCAGGAAACAGGAGATTTGCCCGGAGAGTTTCAGTATTGGGTAGAAAGACTGCCCTTGCAGGATAGCCTTGCTTTTCCTCAGGGCTACAGACAATTGAGGTACAATCCGGACTTGCAGGTATTGGGAATTATGACCGGAGTAGGAAACATCAGAGCTGCAGCTTCTATTATGGGCTTGGGGATGGATGAAAGATTTGATCTTAGGGATGCCTACTGGTTAGTAGCAGGTATTTCCGGAGTTGATCCCGAGGATGCTCCTACTGGTTCGGCAGCCTGGGCAGAGTGGTTGGTCGATGGAGATTTGTCTCACCAGATCGATGCGCGTGAAATTCCGGAGGATTGGACAACCGGCTATTTTCCCCTAAGGAAAACAAAACCCTACGAACAACCCAAGCAGGAAGATGATGAAGGTGCAGTAGCGAGACTCAATCCTCAAATGGTTGACTGGGCCTATCAAATGACCAAAGATATCGAGCTGGCTGACAACGAAAAGATCAAAACCATGCGCGAGCAATATACGGGCTATGCGGTTGAATCAATGAAACCTATCGTAATGAAAGGAGACCAATTAGCGGCCAGCACCTATTGGCATGGAAAGCTATTTAATGAATGGGCAAATGACTGGGTGAAGTATTGGTCGAATGGAAAGGGAAACTTTGTCACTTCTGCTATGGAGGAAATGGGGACCTATCATGCCCTGGATAGATTGGAGAAAGCCGGAAAAGTGGATAAAGAACGTTTACTCGTTCTCCGCACTGCCTCCAACTTCACCATGCAATGGCCTGGCATCACCGCTCAGGAAAGTATTGCTGGGGAAAAATTGGGCAAAGGATATACCGCTTATATTCCTTCTCTCGAAGCTGCTTACCAGGTGGGGAGTCCTGTTGTACTTGAGATTGTCAACAATTGGGATAAATACAAAGACCAGCTGCCAGGTACAGCTCAGTAAATACTCCAAAAATGAAAACCCTCTATTTCATAGTATTCTCGATTAGCCTCTTGTTTTTATCCTGCGAAGGCCCGAAACCTAAAGATATCCGCAATGAATATCTAAGGAATAATCTTTCAGATGCAGATTATCAAAAAGGGAAAGAGCTTTTACATAAAATGCAAGAGGCTTATGGAGGTAAAAATAACTGGCTGGACAAAAAGCAAGCTCGTTTTGTCCAAGTCGCAGACTGGTATGGAAATAATATAATTGGTCGATGGGATACCCTGCCACAGATATTTGAGATGATATCTGAGTTGGGTGAAGATAATAGTTCCCTGATCCTGAAAAATGGGCCTACACAAGGTACTTATTGGGCCATAAAAAATGGAGAAACCTTTAGCAAGGAAGAAGGAAAGGAAGTGAAAGAAGAGAATGAAACCATGAAGGATAAGCTCCTGTTCAAAAACTATTGGTTCCAGTTTCCCTTTAGAATATCAGAGGCAGAACATATCATCTATGCTGGTCAGGAGAAAGTGGGTGAAAAAGATTATGAACTCATTTATGCCATTTGGGGCAGTGAAGAAGCAAATGCAGAGTATGATCAATTTATTCTATACCTTGACCCTGCTACCTTTTTCATAGAATACCTCTATTTTACCGTAAGAGATAAAGCAAGGATTCTGGCATTATCCGCTCGATTCGATGACTTTAAATCTATCGATAATATTAGCCTTCCCCATAGTCAATTCGTCACCAAAGGTAAACCCGGGGCAGATGGCCTGAAGTTCCATGAAAACCATTATTTGGAAATCGAGTGGCTTCCCTAATTAGTAGATTTTTACACTTTTTTTTATCCCCATGTTGACATAGCTAGTTGCTTTGGGGTCTTATCCTATTGAGAGGATTTATCCTCCTTAGCTATCGTACACATTTCAATCAACCCTCTAAAACACCCTGCCGGTCATTACAGGACTGACCCTCCAGCAATAGTGGATATTTCTGGCTGATCCACCATATACCTATGCCAGGCGCGAAACTGAAAAGCGCATGAGAAAGAATTACCGAGTTAAGGAAAACACAATAACACAACTCACAATGAATGTAAACATGAAAAAGAACCTAATTATTACCCTAACAGCCACCATACTACTCACGATCTCTCCCCTATTTCAGGCTTGTAGCCAGGAAGAAGTGGGAATTGAACAAGTTCGAAATGAAGAAATCTTGCTATTTCAAACAGAAATACAAGAGCTCTTTTCTCATGTAAGTGAAGCTATGCGAGGAAATACAGCGAACAAGGCCTCCAAGCTCAAGGAAGTATTTAAAAATGTCTTGTGGAGTACATACGAAAGCCAGGATTCCTTCGACAGCTTTGACCTGCAATATAAAAGAATGAGTACAGGCTCCAGCCTAACTAAAGCTTCAGAATATACAGAGCTCCAGAAGCTCATTTATTCTTTTGATACCTATGAAGAAGCTGTTTCTAAATTGAACCAAAAACTGGAAGAAGGGCAAGGTAACGAAGTAGAACAGCAAACTTATGTTGTCATGATAGGAATCCTAAATCTATTCAATGAACATCCAGACGAATTTGAAAAATTCTTCCGCACCAAGGGGGAAGGAGAAAAAAGAGCCAAAAAATGTGGTTGGTGGGAATCCTGGGGAGAATGTGCTTCAGGAATTATAGGGGGAGCCCTTGAAGGAATAGTAGGTGGATGTACAAGCGTTGGAGGAACAGCAGCAATTGTCGGAGCGATTGGAGGCCCATTTACTGCCGCAAAAGGAGCGGTTGTTGGCTGTATTGGTGGCGGAGTGGTAGGTGCTGTTTATGGAGGCTTAAATGGTGCGACTGGCAATTGTGATGGTTGCGGCGAATAAATACCCTAATTATGGAGAAATTCAATAAAATTACCCGCGTATTCATATTTTTTGCTTACGCAACTTCCATTTTACATTTCATCAATGATTTTCAGGAGCAGGTTCCGCTTATAGGAAACTATGAAGGTTGGAGGTTTTATGCAGGTCTAATCAGCCTCTTCTTTAACTTACTTCTCATATCTAGCCTTCTCATTTTTTTTAAGCGAATATTCACCTGGGCCTGGCTAGAATCATAATTTAGATGAAAGGGAGTAAATCTCAGAAAATGAGAGGTAGTCTCTTTAGTCTTTGCTCAAGTAAATCCCATCGGATTTCAACTCAATCATTCTTTGTTTGTAAAGAGATCCGATGGCTTTTTTGAATAGTTTTTTGCTGATCCCAAATTTCTGACGAATAGCATCAGGATCACTTTTATCCGTAAAAGGTAGAAAACCCTCAGCTTTCCGAAGAGCACTAAGGATCAGATCGGCATTAGGTTCGATACTGGCAACACCTATGGGTTCCAAACTGATGTCCAGTTTCCCATCTTCGCGGACCTGTTTTACATAGCCTTTGATTTCCTGACCGAATGCCAATTCCCGGAATAGTTCATTATTAAAAATGAGGCCTTTATAAGCTTGATCGACAATAACACTGACACCCATATCACTTTTTCCACGGACAATCAGGTCTACTTCCCGTCCTCGGGTCAAAACTCCCACAGGACTCTCTTTCAAAAAAGAATCAATTCGACTGCTAGCAACCAGCCGATCACTCAGATTGTCCTTGTAGAGATAAACCAGATAAGATTTATTCTGCTGCATCTTATTCTTCTGGTTTTTAAAAGGAACCATCAATTGTTTCTCCACCAAACCCCAATCTAAAAATGCACCCACATTATTCACTTCCGCTACTTTGAGATAGCCAAATTGATTCAAAATCAATAAAGGTTCCTCTGTAGTGGCCACTTTGCGATCCTGGGTATCTCTATAAACAAAGACCCGAACCATTTTCCCAGGTTCCATCTCTTCCAATAAATACTTATTGGGAAGCAAGACTTCTTCCTCTCCGTCTACAGCCTTGAGGAATAAACCGACCGGGCTGCTCCGATTGATCAATAAATCCTGGTAAATACCAATTTCAATCATATCATTTTCATCAAAAGCCCTGCAAGTTGCCAAAAAAGCCCAGCAATGCCAATCTTCTTGCCCGCTTCAACCCTTATTCATTAACAATATTTTAACCTTTTCTTTAGAATTCAGCATCATTATATGAATTACCTTTGGTCCAGTTCGATCTGTTTTGTGAATGAAACTATTGGGTTCAAACGTGGAAAAAGGAGTTGAAGCAAAATTTTTATTGACTCCTCTTTTGTAAGTTTGTTGTAAGCCCTTAGTATTTATGAAATCCCCACATTTACTACTTGTCTTTTTCTTGCTGTCCTTTTCTCAACTTCTTTTCGCCCAAAAGAGTTCGCTTGAGCTTGTTGGGAAAATTATCGATGAGGAAAATCAGCCCCTGAAAGGAGCTACTGTTGTAGTCCTTAATGCTGCTGATTCTATTATGGTCAGCTTTGCCCTTTCCAATAAAGATGGAAGCTTTAAATTTCGGCGCATCCCTGTCGGGGAATACCTTTTACAGGTAACCTTTATTGGATACAAAAAGATTTCTCAGGAACTGAACATCGATCAGATAGATCAGGAAACAAGAGATATCGGTACCATATTAATGGAAGAACAGGACCTGAGTTTGGATGAGGTAGCTATAGAAGCCGAGCAAACTCCCATTCTCCTAAAAAAAGATACGGTAGAATACAATGCCGGCTCATTCAAAGTGCAGCCCAATGCAGCCGTAGAGGATCTCCTGCGAAAATTGCCGGGCGTAGAAGTAGAACGAGATGGAAGTGTAAAAGCACAAGGTGAAAATGTCCAGAAAATTCTGGTAGATGGTAAGGAGTTTTTTGGAGATGATCCCACCATTGCCACTAAAAATCTTCCAGCCGATGCAGTAGACAAGGTCCAGGTTTTTGATAAGAAATCAGAAATGGCCGAATTCTCGGGAATTGATGATGGAGAGCGAAATAAAACCATTAACCTCAAACTAAAAGACGGAAAGAAGCAGGGAGCTTTCGGAAAGATCAGAGGAGGATATGGAACAGAAGATCGATATGAAGGGAATTTCAATATCAATCGTTTTAGCAAAAAGCTTCAGCTTTCAGCCCTGGGTATGTTCAACAATACCAACCAACAAGGCTTCTCTTTCAATGACTATATTCAGTTCATGGGAGGTCTGGGCAATATGATGTCATCTGGCGGCGGAGGAGGAGGAGGAGGAATGAGCCTCAGCATAAATGGCGGAGGCATGGGTATTCCTCTGGGCATGAATCAGGCAAATGGCTTTACCACTACCAATGCAGGAGGGATAAATTTCAACTATGACTTCAATAAGAAAACCGAATGGCAAAGTTCCTATTTCTACAATGAAGTGATCACAGATCTGGATCGAAGTACCAATCGCCAGAACTTTATCAACGATGGAGACTTCTTTACCGAAGAAAAGCAGCTACAGGAAAGCAGAAGCAAAAATCACAGGTTCAATTTCAACCTCAAACATAAAA includes:
- a CDS encoding S1-like domain-containing RNA-binding protein; its protein translation is MIEIGIYQDLLINRSSPVGLFLKAVDGEEEVLLPNKYLLEEMEPGKMVRVFVYRDTQDRKVATTEEPLLILNQFGYLKVAEVNNVGAFLDWGLVEKQLMVPFKNQKNKMQQNKSYLVYLYKDNLSDRLVASSRIDSFLKESPVGVLTRGREVDLIVRGKSDMGVSVIVDQAYKGLIFNNELFRELAFGQEIKGYVKQVREDGKLDISLEPIGVASIEPNADLILSALRKAEGFLPFTDKSDPDAIRQKFGISKKLFKKAIGSLYKQRMIELKSDGIYLSKD
- a CDS encoding purine nucleoside permease codes for the protein MNRYIPFFLAFLFAASCTSPQKTEKLPVKLVLVSMFEKGQETGDLPGEFQYWVERLPLQDSLAFPQGYRQLRYNPDLQVLGIMTGVGNIRAAASIMGLGMDERFDLRDAYWLVAGISGVDPEDAPTGSAAWAEWLVDGDLSHQIDAREIPEDWTTGYFPLRKTKPYEQPKQEDDEGAVARLNPQMVDWAYQMTKDIELADNEKIKTMREQYTGYAVESMKPIVMKGDQLAASTYWHGKLFNEWANDWVKYWSNGKGNFVTSAMEEMGTYHALDRLEKAGKVDKERLLVLRTASNFTMQWPGITAQESIAGEKLGKGYTAYIPSLEAAYQVGSPVVLEIVNNWDKYKDQLPGTAQ